One genomic segment of Paraburkholderia caffeinilytica includes these proteins:
- a CDS encoding alpha/beta hydrolase produces MPLNPKIEQVLDMIARAKRPQLHELTPQQARASYEKSAPILEIASAPMFAVDDLQVPTRDGATIRARLYQPVEPSWAEPAPALVYYHGGGFTVGSVDTHDALCRMFARDGGCTVLSVDYRLAPEYKFPTAVDDAFDALTWLHAHAAEYGIDAERLAVGGDSAGGTLATVCALLARDAGIKPVLQLLIYPGATGYQQTDSHSRLADGFLLSGDTIQWFFEHYVRDTNDRDDWRFAPLDGSRDAPGFSGLAPAWIATAEYDPLSDEGDAYAEKLRAAGNRVTLKRYPGMIHEFFKMGGFVPDVAEAHADAAAALRAAFGVG; encoded by the coding sequence ATGCCGTTGAATCCGAAAATCGAGCAGGTGCTCGACATGATCGCGCGCGCGAAGCGCCCGCAACTTCACGAGTTGACCCCGCAGCAGGCACGCGCGTCTTACGAAAAAAGCGCGCCGATTCTGGAGATCGCCAGCGCGCCCATGTTCGCGGTCGACGATCTGCAGGTGCCGACGCGCGACGGCGCGACGATTCGCGCGCGTCTTTATCAGCCTGTCGAGCCGAGCTGGGCCGAACCTGCGCCGGCGCTGGTGTATTACCACGGCGGTGGCTTCACGGTCGGCAGTGTCGATACGCACGATGCGTTGTGCCGGATGTTCGCGCGCGATGGCGGGTGCACGGTGCTGTCGGTCGACTACCGGCTCGCGCCCGAGTACAAATTCCCCACCGCCGTCGACGACGCGTTCGATGCGCTCACCTGGCTGCACGCGCATGCCGCGGAATATGGCATCGATGCAGAACGGCTGGCCGTGGGCGGCGATAGCGCGGGCGGCACGCTGGCAACGGTGTGCGCGCTGCTGGCACGCGACGCGGGCATCAAGCCCGTGCTCCAGTTGCTGATCTATCCGGGCGCGACGGGCTATCAGCAAACCGATTCGCACTCGCGCCTCGCCGACGGCTTCCTGCTGTCGGGCGACACGATTCAATGGTTCTTCGAGCACTACGTGCGCGATACGAACGACCGCGACGACTGGCGCTTCGCGCCGCTCGACGGGTCGCGCGATGCGCCCGGTTTCAGCGGTCTCGCGCCGGCATGGATCGCGACCGCCGAATACGATCCCTTAAGCGACGAAGGCGATGCGTATGCGGAAAAGCTACGCGCAGCGGGTAACCGGGTCACGTTGAAACGCTACCCGGGCATGATTCACGAGTTCTTCAAGATGGGCGGCTTCGTGCCCGACGTCGCAGAGGCGCATGCGGACGCCGCCGCGGCACTTCGGGCGGCGTTTGGCGTTGGGTAG
- a CDS encoding Dabb family protein, with translation MIRHIVMWKLKEHAEGASRAENALKLKDKLEGCRGIVPGILKLEVGIAAPGLESTCHVVMVSDFADKAALDAYQVHPTHTALKGFVGAVRESRECVDYEI, from the coding sequence GTGATCCGTCATATTGTGATGTGGAAGCTCAAAGAACACGCCGAAGGTGCCTCGCGTGCCGAAAACGCCCTGAAGTTGAAAGACAAGCTCGAGGGCTGCCGCGGCATCGTCCCCGGCATCCTCAAGCTGGAAGTCGGCATCGCGGCGCCGGGCCTGGAATCGACCTGTCACGTCGTGATGGTTTCGGACTTCGCCGACAAAGCCGCGCTCGACGCTTATCAGGTCCATCCGACCCACACGGCGCTGAAGGGCTTCGTTGGCGCGGTGCGTGAATCGCGTGAATGTGTCGACTACGAAATCTGA
- a CDS encoding PaaI family thioesterase has protein sequence MTDSPSSRTGSASLPESPFVDRLGAQLVSAADGASEVVLPLQPDHMNTWDVAHGGVIMTLADVALAMAARSLAGDGVGVVTVEMKVNFMQPGRGELRATGRVLHRSTTMAYCEGEIRDSEGHFVAKALGTFKYMRRLAVGRDVTQQRLRSDPSAKPGPSDG, from the coding sequence ATGACCGATTCACCCTCATCCAGAACAGGCAGCGCGTCGTTGCCTGAAAGCCCCTTTGTCGACCGGCTCGGCGCGCAGTTGGTGTCGGCGGCGGACGGCGCCAGCGAAGTGGTGTTGCCGCTGCAGCCCGACCACATGAACACGTGGGACGTCGCGCATGGCGGCGTGATCATGACGCTCGCCGACGTCGCGCTCGCGATGGCCGCACGGAGTCTGGCCGGCGACGGCGTCGGCGTGGTCACCGTCGAGATGAAGGTCAACTTCATGCAGCCAGGGCGCGGCGAATTGCGCGCCACCGGCCGCGTGCTGCACCGCTCGACCACCATGGCTTATTGCGAAGGCGAGATCCGCGATAGCGAAGGCCACTTCGTCGCCAAAGCGCTCGGCACCTTCAAATACATGCGGCGCCTCGCCGTGGGTCGCGATGTGACGCAACAGCGTCTGCGCAGCGATCCTTCGGCGAAACCCGGCCCAAGCGACGGTTAA
- a CDS encoding SDR family oxidoreductase, whose protein sequence is MFEFEGKVAVITGAASGFGRAFAEKGASLGMKLVLADVNPEALTQTVDALRAGGAEAIGVPTDVSDAAQVEALAQASLDAFGKVHLLFNNAGVGSGGFLWESSAKDWTWVFNVNVMGVAHGVRAFTPIMLRQNEAAHIVNTASVAGLLSPPAMGIYNASKHAVVSLTETLYHDLQLAQAGRAEGGAVGCSLLCPAFVPTGIADAERARPADLRNDSGPTRSQIAAGKQLQRAVQSGKLSAADVAEITFEAIAARRFYIVTHPGIMATVKLRHEDIEQLRNPTDPMSLKPEVKSAS, encoded by the coding sequence ATGTTCGAATTCGAAGGCAAGGTGGCGGTGATCACCGGTGCCGCTAGCGGTTTTGGCCGTGCGTTCGCGGAGAAGGGCGCGTCGCTCGGCATGAAGCTCGTGCTCGCCGATGTGAATCCCGAGGCGCTTACGCAAACCGTCGACGCGTTGCGCGCCGGCGGCGCCGAGGCGATCGGCGTGCCGACCGACGTGTCCGACGCGGCCCAGGTCGAAGCGCTCGCGCAAGCGTCGCTCGACGCCTTCGGCAAGGTGCATCTTCTGTTCAACAACGCGGGCGTGGGCTCGGGCGGCTTCCTCTGGGAAAGCTCGGCGAAGGACTGGACGTGGGTGTTCAACGTCAACGTGATGGGGGTCGCGCACGGCGTGCGCGCCTTCACGCCGATCATGCTGCGGCAGAACGAGGCCGCGCATATCGTCAACACGGCGTCGGTGGCGGGCTTGCTGTCGCCGCCCGCGATGGGCATTTACAATGCCTCGAAGCACGCCGTCGTGTCGTTGACGGAGACGCTTTACCACGACCTGCAGCTGGCGCAAGCCGGGCGCGCGGAAGGTGGCGCGGTCGGTTGTTCGCTGCTGTGCCCGGCCTTCGTGCCGACCGGCATCGCCGACGCCGAACGCGCGCGGCCCGCGGACCTGCGCAACGATAGCGGGCCGACACGCTCGCAGATCGCCGCTGGCAAGCAACTGCAACGCGCGGTGCAATCGGGCAAACTGAGCGCGGCCGACGTTGCCGAGATCACGTTCGAGGCCATCGCTGCCCGGCGTTTTTACATCGTCACCCATCCGGGCATCATGGCGACGGTGAAGCTGCGTCACGAAGATATCGAGCAGTTGCGCAACCCGACTGATCCGATGTCGCTGAAGCCCGAAGTGAAGAGCGCCAGCTAG
- a CDS encoding NRDE family protein — translation MCLIVFDWRPDALDGPLFTLTANRDEFFRRTAEPIGWWHDAPTVLAGRDLLGGGTWLGMSRDGRFAALTNYRAPHEMRADAPTRGTLVSDWLSDSGNGPHETPLDYLQHVARTGDIYNGFNLLVGDWTRRELGWYCNRSSTTPTLLESGTHGISNAVLDTAWPKLVKKRAELSALLARDAMPPLERLIDLMRDPRLARDDELPSTGIPLERERALSAAFIEAPEYGTRGTTAVRVVAHGEVISVAAAERSDDNGSHRIVRPGDFERSFAFNVEREIA, via the coding sequence ATGTGCCTGATCGTCTTCGACTGGCGACCCGATGCGCTCGACGGGCCGCTCTTCACACTCACCGCCAATCGCGACGAGTTCTTTCGCCGTACCGCCGAGCCGATCGGCTGGTGGCATGACGCGCCGACCGTACTCGCCGGCCGCGACCTGCTGGGCGGCGGCACGTGGCTCGGCATGTCGCGCGATGGCCGCTTCGCGGCGCTGACCAATTACCGCGCGCCGCATGAAATGCGCGCCGATGCGCCGACCCGCGGCACCTTGGTCAGCGATTGGCTCAGTGACTCGGGCAACGGCCCGCACGAAACGCCGCTCGACTATCTGCAACACGTCGCGCGCACAGGCGACATCTACAACGGCTTCAATCTGCTGGTCGGCGACTGGACGCGCCGCGAGCTCGGCTGGTACTGCAACCGGTCGAGCACCACCCCCACGCTGCTCGAGTCCGGCACGCACGGCATCTCGAACGCGGTGCTCGATACCGCCTGGCCGAAGCTGGTCAAAAAGCGCGCGGAACTGAGCGCCCTGCTCGCGCGTGACGCGATGCCGCCGCTCGAACGGCTGATCGATCTGATGCGCGATCCGCGCCTCGCACGCGATGACGAATTGCCGTCCACCGGCATTCCGCTCGAACGGGAGCGGGCGTTGTCGGCGGCGTTTATCGAAGCGCCGGAATACGGCACGCGCGGTACGACCGCGGTGCGCGTGGTCGCGCATGGCGAGGTGATCAGCGTGGCGGCCGCCGAGCGCAGCGACGACAACGGCTCGCATCGGATCGTGCGGCCCGGCGACTTCGAGCGCAGCTTTGCGTTCAACGTCGAGCGCGAGATCGCCTGA
- a CDS encoding NADP-dependent oxidoreductase — translation MPQINRQLVLASRPQGAVTPDNFKLVETPLAPLADGEFRVRNHFLSLDPYMRGRMNDSKSYAAPQPLNEVMIGGTVGEVVESKNPKFAVGDKVVAMFGWQEYGTSNGAGVQKVDDTHVPLSAYLGPVGMPGVTAWYGLNRIIVPKAGETVVVSAASGAVGSAVGQLAKLAGARAVGIAGGEDKCRYVVETLGFDACVDYKAGNLYQALKAVTPDGVDGYFENVGGEVLDVTLARMNAFGRIALCGFIAGYDGQPMPLKHPSLMLTQRLLVQGFIVSEHMEVWPEALKQLGTLVAQKKLQYRETIAQGLDAAPEAFIGLLKGKNFGKQLVKLI, via the coding sequence ATGCCCCAGATCAACCGTCAACTCGTGCTGGCTTCGCGTCCGCAAGGCGCTGTTACGCCCGATAACTTCAAGCTCGTCGAAACGCCGCTGGCGCCGCTGGCCGATGGCGAATTCCGCGTGCGCAATCACTTCCTCTCGCTCGATCCGTACATGCGCGGGCGGATGAACGACAGCAAGTCGTACGCAGCGCCGCAGCCGTTGAACGAAGTGATGATCGGCGGCACGGTGGGCGAAGTGGTGGAATCGAAGAATCCGAAATTCGCGGTCGGCGACAAGGTCGTGGCGATGTTCGGCTGGCAGGAGTACGGCACTTCGAACGGTGCGGGCGTGCAGAAAGTCGACGATACGCATGTGCCGTTGTCGGCGTATCTCGGCCCGGTCGGCATGCCGGGCGTGACGGCCTGGTATGGTCTGAACAGGATTATCGTGCCGAAGGCGGGCGAGACGGTGGTGGTCAGCGCGGCGAGCGGCGCGGTGGGCAGTGCGGTCGGGCAACTGGCGAAGCTGGCCGGCGCGCGCGCGGTCGGCATCGCGGGCGGTGAGGATAAATGCCGCTATGTGGTCGAGACGCTCGGCTTCGATGCCTGCGTCGACTACAAGGCCGGCAATCTGTATCAGGCGCTCAAAGCGGTGACGCCGGACGGCGTCGATGGCTACTTCGAGAACGTCGGCGGCGAAGTGCTCGACGTGACGCTCGCGCGCATGAACGCGTTCGGCCGCATCGCGCTGTGCGGGTTTATCGCGGGCTACGACGGCCAGCCGATGCCGCTCAAGCATCCGTCGCTGATGCTTACGCAGCGGCTGCTGGTGCAAGGCTTCATTGTCAGCGAGCATATGGAGGTGTGGCCCGAAGCGCTCAAGCAGCTCGGTACGCTGGTCGCGCAGAAGAAGCTGCAATACCGCGAGACCATCGCGCAAGGGCTCGATGCGGCGCCCGAGGCGTTCATCGGTCTGCTGAAGGGGAAGAACTTCGGTAAGCAGCTCGTCAAGCTGATCTGA